The genomic region GCAGTTCGGCAGCTTCCTGCTCAATTGTCTCCGCTTCGATGCATTCGATATCGACTTTGACTTCGTTGGCGATACCGCCATGGACCAAAGCTTCAAAAAGACTCTTGTAAGATTCCTTGAGGCTCATGTATTTGCCAACCACAGCGATACGCACAGTGTCTTTGGGGTTGGTCAGCACATTGACGACCTTCTGCCAACGTTCGAGATGGGGCGCGCCGGTCCAGATGTTGAGCTTCTCGACGATGCGCTCGTCGAGCCCTTCATCGTGAAACACCAGCGGCACTTCGTAGATCCACTCGACGTCTTTGGCGGTGATCACGGCGTTCTCGGCGACGTTACAGAAGTGGGCGATTTTGTTTTTGATCTTCTTGTCGAGAATCCGATCGGTGCGGCACAAGAGAATGTCGGGTTGAATGCCCAAGCCGGTGAGCTCCTTGACGCTGTGCTGGGTCGGTTTGGTCTTGAGCTCGCCGCCGCCGGTGATGAACGGGACTAAAGTTAAATGAATGTAAAGAACATTTTCCCGGCCCAAATCCCACGCCACTTGGCGCACCGCTTCTAAAAACGGCAACCCCTCGATATCGCCCACCGTGCCGCCGACTTCGCCGATGGCGATGTCAAAACCTTCCGCCGCAGCGAAGATGCGCCGCTTGATCTCGTCGGTGATGTGGGGAATCACCTGCACCGTACCACCGAGATAATCGCCGCGCCGCTCTTTAGTGATCACGGTCTCGTAGATTTGACCGGTGGTGCAATTATTTTTTCGGCCCATGGGCGTCGACACGTAACGCTCGTAGTGACCCAAATCCATATCGGTCTCGGCGCCGTCGTCGGTGACGAACACTTCGCCATGTTGATAGGGGCTCATGGTGCCCGGATCGACGTTGATATAGGGGTCCATTTTAAAAATCGTCACTTTGAGACCGCGGCTTTCGAGCAGCGCGCCGATGGAGGCCGCCGCCAGCCCTTTGCCCAAAGATGACACCACACCGCCCGTGACGAAAATATATTTTGTTTTGGTCGTCGCCATCGTCGCCTCTCAGTTTAAATGCCGCTTTAAATAAACTTCCGCGCGCTTGAGGTCGTCGGCCGTGTCGACTTC from Deltaproteobacteria bacterium harbors:
- a CDS encoding CTP synthase, coding for MATTKTKYIFVTGGVVSSLGKGLAAASIGALLESRGLKVTIFKMDPYINVDPGTMSPYQHGEVFVTDDGAETDMDLGHYERYVSTPMGRKNNCTTGQIYETVITKERRGDYLGGTVQVIPHITDEIKRRIFAAAEGFDIAIGEVGGTVGDIEGLPFLEAVRQVAWDLGRENVLYIHLTLVPFITGGGELKTKPTQHSVKELTGLGIQPDILLCRTDRILDKKIKNKIAHFCNVAENAVITAKDVEWIYEVPLVFHDEGLDERIVEKLNIWTGAPHLERWQKVVNVLTNPKDTVRIAVVGKYMSLKESYKSLFEALVHGGIANEVKVDIECIEAETIEQEAAELLLKNVDGILIPGGFGDRGSEGKISAIRYARENNIPFFGICLGMQMAVVEFARNLCGLERANSTEFDLQTAHPVIHLMEEQKAIDTKGGTMRLGTYPCVLQNETLAAKLYGREKISERHRHRYEFNNNYRAEFGAKGMVLSGLSPDSNLVEIIELNNHPWFLGCQFHPEFKSRPMASHPLFRGFIEAAWQNRKVVSETPRMKIVRT